Part of the Phacochoerus africanus isolate WHEZ1 chromosome 8, ROS_Pafr_v1, whole genome shotgun sequence genome is shown below.
GGAGGGGCCCCAGGGTGGGACACTGCCACCAGTCCCAGCCATGTGCCTCTGGAGCCTTAGCTCCAAGTTCCTCTGGGACATCCAGGGGTCCGACTTTTTCCTCTGATATAGATGGGGGAGCAGTGAGGTCCCCTGAGGGGGTCTCACTCCCGGTGCAGAAGGAGGGGCTGTCCACAGGGTACCTTAGCCAGAGGTAGCTGACCCCACCCTGCAGGGTCAGAGTCCAGCCTCCAAAGACCCCGGCCCTGGCAGGGACAGTGCCAGGCCAGAACCTGCCCGAAGCTTGGAGGGAAAGATGGGCAAGGCCTGGGCTGTCTGGGGAccagggttgggggggtgggacaGTAATTCAGGGCACAGGCATAGCCATTACATTAATGCCACTTACTCCCTGTGacttagcctctctgggccttaatTTCTACTTTGGAACGTGACAAGAGCCACTGCAGAGCACTGCTGAAAGGACCAAGGGGTACAAATTCACACCAAGTGCTGAACTCGGTTCCTGCAGGCAGCACGGGCTCCAACGCTATTATTCTGTGGGTGTGAATTTACCCCTTGCGTCGAGTCCCTGGGACCACAGACCTAGTCCTGAGCTTGGAGGGACTGAGCTCATTCCAGGGAACTTGGCCAAAGGCAGGGGTTtgtgcagaaaaagaaattctggactAATCGGGAAGCTGGGTGCTCCGTGAGCCACTGAAACCGGGGATCCGCAGCCCTGGCCCCGCGGTCTTTCTGGGCCAGTTAGTCCCCGTCGTGGGGGACAGTCCTGTGCCTTGTAGGGTGtttggcagcatccctggcctccactcaggAAAGTCAGTAGCTCTGCCTAGGTCTGTTATCCAAATATGTTTCCAGATGTTGCTAAATGTCCccgggggagggtggggaagcttcccccaccccatccctatTGAGAAACGCTGGGCTATGAGTGTGAGTgagggggttggggagtgggaCGTGGAGGAGGGGGGCTGCAGGGCTGGCCCCTCACAgtgctagtttttttttgttttttgtttttttgttttttgttttttaggaccacgcctgtTGCATAGgaaagtccctgggctaggggttgaatcagagctgcagctgctggcctataccaaagccccagcaacacgggatcctttaacccacggagcgagaccagggatcgaacccacatggatcccatggatactagtcaggttcttaaccagcggaaccacagcgggaactccatagtgCTACTTTTCTTGCAGGGAAAAGCCCATGGCTGGGCCTGCCACCCACGTTGCTGCCCCCATGCTGTTCCTCGCCCTCCTGCTGCTTCTGGAGCTGAGCCTGGCCAGCTCCCTGGCACCTGGAAGCTCTGCTCAGAACCTTCCCGAGAATCACATCGACCTCCCAGGCCCAGCACTGTGGACGCCCCAGGCCAGCCACCAGCGCTGGCGGGGCCTGGGCAGGAAGGAGCGGGGCCCAGGCATGCCTGGCCGGGCCCAAGATGGAGCTGTGGTCACCGCCACCAGACAGGCGTCCAGgctgccaggggcaggggagccACTGCCTGGACAGAGTCCTGCAGGCCTGCTGCAGAGCCAAGATCTGCTGGCAGGGCTGATGCTGCCCTACCCTGAAAAGGAGAGCCGGTCTCCAGGGTCAGAGAGGGTGAAGAAACGTGGCAGGGAGCATAAGAGACGGAAGGAGAGGTTGAAACTGCACCGAGGTAGCTGGAGGTCTGCCAGGGGGTGGGGCCCTGCCATgaaagggaggggtggggtgggggcagcagggagagTCTTCAGCCCCACAAGGCCAAGGGGACTTCAGAGGCAGGACAGGGAGGAGGTGTCAGTGGCGAGAGGTCCCTGGGAGGACATCCGCAGGCCCCGTGCGGGCAGGTAGAGAACacccagaggaagggaggggtaTTCCtggagtcgggggtggggggggaacccGGTAAGAAGAGGAAGCTGGGAAAGGCCTGGGGGTGGAGCGTGGGAACAGGAGAAGGATATGTGGCCATGGGAGCTCAGTCTTATCAATAGATCATCCTCCTAAATCAGGAAGTTCCACCTTGTGTCTGACCTAAATCCATCCTACTCTAAGGCCCGAGTTGAGATGGGACAACTCCGTGTCTTCCAAGCACATCACTTAATCAACTCTGAAGCACAGAGCAAAGGCTGAGAGCCTAGATTCTGAACCCAGATCTGCCCACGTTCAGATCCTCAGTCCACCACTCACTGGCAAGtcgcctcagtttctccttcgACAAAATGAGGGTAATGGCCCCGCCTACCCTCAGTAGAGATTCAGAGACGGCTAGGTATCCAGGGTACTTAGAATGGCGCCTGGCACCTGTCTAAGGGGCCAGTGGGCAGTGGTTGTTACTAGTCAATTGTCAGCTTGTTCGTGATGCTGAATCAGTGTTTTCCGACCTGGACACGGCTGTCGCGTCATTATTTCTTCTGGCTCTGCCTTGTCTGTCTTATGGGAGCCCCTCTAGTCCTTCTTGCCTTCCTCTACGTTTCTTCCACGTTCCCGAATCCCCTGTGAGCCGAGCCGGTCCtggccccagcctccctctccctttgCCCATCCAGTCTCTGAGCAAACATGTTCCAGCAGCTCCGCACCACCAGCTCCTCCCCGatcctccaccccacccagccctgaGCCCGCACAGGCAACCTCACCTTCCAGGTCTCTTCATGTGACAAGACTGCCTCTAGGGGCAGGCCGAGTGCCCcgggcctggggcagggcaggagtTGGGTAATGGGGCCTCAGTCCCCTCTGCACACAGCTGGGGCTCGCTTCACTGCCAGGTCTACTGAGACCCCCTGCCCCCGCAGCAGGTGGACAGAACACAGtcaggggagggggcctggctgAGATGCTCAGCCTCCCAGCCCTGGGGATCATGTGTCAAATTGGGATGCAGGTGCTGGCATCCTTGACAACAAAGTCAGTGGCCCGAGGACCCAGCCCCACTCCAGCTCCAGCTCTAGTGGACCAGTGGGGCCCTCCTAGGAGAGGAGcgaagggaggaggggacagcagaggcctggaggccaggcccagccctgcGGACCAGCTGTGAGGCCTCAGGCTTgtggagcctcagttttcttctgtaaaatgcaCGGAGAAGTTCAGTGgtgcctctttctcttctctagaATTTGGTTCTGGAGAGTAGGGTGGCCCCAACAGACCCCACCACCTTAAAGTCAGATCTTGCCTGAGAAAAAGAGGCAAGGGCGAGCCTGGGCCCTCAAGTTTTTCTCAAAGCTCCCTGGTTCCcgaccacccccaaccccacacgGTCTCCCCTTCACACTCATCCCACCCCACGCTCACGTGTCTTGGAGGGCAGCATCCATGGTTAAAAGTATTGACTTTGCATCAGATGGACTTGGGTTGGAATTCAGACTAGCTGTGTGCCCTCAAGTAAGttgcctaacctctctgtgcttcattttccttCCCTGTAGAAGAGGCTGGAAGAGTACCTACCTCCCTGAGCTCCTGCTAAGGTTAGGTGAAAGAATGCTTGTAAAGCAGGACTCAGCACACAGCACAGTCCTGGCCCACAATAAACGGTCATTATCACCACCTAGGAAGCTctcacctccctgcctcctcagAGACTTCTCCCCTACTTCAGCCTCCCCTGCTGAaactccacctcctccaggaagccttccacgATTAATTCTACTAGGTTTCATTTGTGGTTCTTACACCCCTGGCCGCACCCAACAAATCCAGACTTGGACTTACTGGAATGTTCTCTAAAGGGAGAATCCTGGGCCCTCCCCGGCAACACTCAAATTCATCTAAGACATCCCTCCTCATCCTGCCCCGGATTTCTTGTTTTCACCTCCCCAGGAAGCTGGGTAGGAGGAAATTGGTTGAGCCCAGAGCTTGCCATGGggttcctgccccccaccccttgttCACAGCAGGTTGGTGCCGATATGGGGAGGGAGCAGATAAAGTCCCTGTGTTTCCTGCTCCTCGTGTCAGGCCGAGCCTTGGTCAGAGGTCCCAGCTCCCTGATGAAGAAGGCGGAGTTGTCAGCAGACCAGGCCCCGGATGCCAACACAGAGGACTCCTCCACCAGCCTGGCTCCCACCCTACTCTACCTAAGCACCAATGAGGCGGCACCTGCCACAGAAGAATCCCTGATCCTGCCTGTCACTTCCCTTTGGCCCCAGGTAAGGGGCCCAGGATGGCCTCAGATGGTGTCATGCAAACCTTTCTTAATACGTTTAGGGTGACTGAGGCAGGAGCCAGAGGGaggtggtctaggccagcagtgGGCTAAATGGAAGCCAGGTCTTTTTTTTgggttgtgcctgcagcatgcggaagttcccgggccagggatcgaacccattccacagcagtgacaacaccagatccttacctgctaggccaccagagaagtcCCTAAACCAGTTCTGATGCCCATCCAGCCCAGTTCTGGCCAGTGGGCATGCCATCTAGGGAGGGCTGTCCAGGCAGTGGTCCTAAGCCAGGGCCAGCTCAGCACCCTGGTGTCTGCATCTACCAGAGCAAGCCTCTCAGGGAAGTTTGTATGTACCAAAAAGCCCAGAGAATTATAGTTTTTAATATCATGTCCTGGGTGTTTCCAGgaatcagcagaaacgaatctgaatagtatccatgaggacacaagttcaatccctggcctcactcagtgggctagggatctggcattgttgtgagctgtggcataggtcaaagacgtggctcacgtctggcgttgctgtggctgtggtgcaggctggcagctgtagctctgattcgacccctaacctggggacctccatatgctgcaggtttggccctaaaaagccaaaaaaaaaaaaaaaaagccccataaTCAGGAGTTCgcttcttggctcagcagtaacgaacctgactagaatccatgaggactcaggttcgacccctggcctcaatcagtgggttaaaggatcctgtgttgctgtggctgcggcataggtcagccgctgcaactctgattccacctctagcctggaaacttctatctatatatgcctctggtgcagccctaaaaaggcaataaaataaaataaagataagataaagaaaagggagttcctgtcatggcgcagtggttaacgaatccgactaggaaccatgaggttgagggtttgatccctggccttgatcagtgggttaacgatccagcgttgccgtgagctgtggtggaggttgcagacgcggctcggatcccatgttgctatggctgtggtgtaggccggcagctacagctccgattagacccctagcctgggaacctccatacgccacgggaacggcccaagaaatggcaaaaagaccaaaaaaaaaaaaaaagaaaagaaagaaagaaaagatccgTGTGATCCAGAATTAACAAGCTTTAGTTAACACTTTGATCCATCTGCTTCAAATCTTTGAAAAGgatctgggggtggaggggggcgtcAAGCAAGCAGATGAGGCAAATGCAGCCGTTACTGGTGAGTCTAGGTGGAGGGTGTTTATTGTCGCAATTAACAAGACATACGTCATTGCACCTCTTCTGTggctttgaaattttttcaaaataaaatcacagaatgCTTGATAAAGCATAtatgtagaagaaataaaataaacttttttttttttttttactttttggccatgTCCGCAGCATATGGATAATATGGatatttccaggccagggatcgaacccgcaccacagctgtgaccccagccacagcagtgacaatgttggatccttaacctgctgagccatcagaaTCCCTTGAAAATCTGATAAAGCAATGGGCCATCTCTTAGGCATACATGGTTGTCCACGTATTGTCTCGGGGCCCCTGAAGCCCATCTGTTGAGAACCCAGCCCAGTGCATCCTACTCTGTGCAGATCCAGCCCTGAAACCACTGGCCAGGGCTGCAAGTGGAACTGTGCTGTGGCCTCAAGGGTGCCATGGAGAGCTGATCATTTCTGCAGGGGAGCAAAGGGGTGGGGAGCGACCAGCTGGGCTTCCTCCTGAGCCCACCCCCCAGAGGTCTGCATGGGCTGCCTATAGACACCATCCCAAGGCGGGGTGGCTGCTCTGGAAGGAAACTGCCAAAGTAGCCTTTAGAGCAGAAGCCCCAGGTGGCTGCCCCAGTGTCCCTGGGCTGGGACTCCAGGCTGTCCAGAGAATGAGCTGGTCTCCGAGGAGCCCCTCCTTTGCCCACTGGCCCTGGGACCCCATGTTTCTTCTTCCACCTGTTGGGATCTTCAGGCTTcgtcccctccacccccctctgCAGGCTCAGCCCAGGCCTGATAGCGAGGTGATGCCCACACTGGACATGGCCTTGTTCGACTGGACCGATTATGAAGACTTAAAGCCTGCGGTCTGGCCCTCTGCGAAGAAGAGAGGTACCTCCACCCACCCCTGCGCTgggctttctcccctcccccagcatccaCTGGGGTGGGGGCCTTGATGGGTCCTGCTTGACCTACAGACATCCAAAGTTGGGGGGGAGGGCATGGAGTCTATAATGGAACAGACACTCGAAATGAAAATGCTGCTTTCTggacgttcctgttgtggctcattgggttaagaacctggctagtatccacaaggatgcaggttcgatccctggccccgctcagtggattaaggatccagcatcggcacaagctgcagtgtaggtcatagatgtggcttggatctggcattgctgtggctgtggctgtggcgtcggccggcagctgcagctcccgttcaacccctagcctaggaacctccatatgcagtagattcagccctcaaaagaaaaaggaaaaaaaaaaaagaggagatgcTGCTCCCTGAAagttcccttgtgccacagtaggttaaggatcccatgttactgcagctgtggcacaggtcacagctgcaacccgagttctatccttggcctgggaacttctacacatGCCaaaagtgcagcaaaaaaaaaaaaaaaaaaagaaagaaaaaaaagaaagagaaagaaaaagaaagagagaaaaaattaggaaatgcTGCTCTCAAGTCCTCCTCACACATCAAATGCTTTCCATGTAGCGAATTAttaaacctggaaaaaaaaaagttaggtttgTTCTGGTATTGGTACCACTTTAGAGAAGAGAGAACTGAAGCAGGGTTGTATGGTGCCTTATCTAAGCCACCCTGTGGGAGTGGCAATGTGGACACTGACCGTGGTGGCCTGTGCATAATCTCTCTGTCCTGCTGAGCCTCAGGCCCTGACGACAGGTCCTCTTGTCCCCAGAGAAGCAGCGGGGTAAGCTCTCCAGTGATGGGAACGAAACATCACCAGCTGAAGGGGAGCCTTGCGACCATCATCAGGACTGCCTGCCAGGTACCCAACCAGCATCGTATTCGAGGCACTaggccgggggggtgggggaacctgggtgggggtgggggatggggtaggTGTTCCCAGACACGCGTTCAGGACCCGTTAGGGATGGTAAATGATGCCAACCGCCACTGCCACTTTGCTGAGAGTTGCTGTCCTACTTTATTCTGTTTGATCCTCACGGCTACACAGAGAAAGGGACCCTGTCATTCCCAATTTTCAGGCTAAGAAATTGAGGCTCTGAGAGGCCAAGTGTTTcagctgaggtcacacagccaggagtgGCTCAAACCTGGGTTTACCTGGTTCTGGACCACCCACGCTGCCTTAAGTTGGGATACACTgctctctgcttctccctcctcaAGTCTGGTTGAGCTTAATTCTGTCCTGTTGCATCACGACTGCTGGGCTTCCAGGGCTGGTTTGCTAACATCCTGACCTGTTCAGCTGCTGAGTCCATCAGGACAGTCTGAAAACAGGGGCCCCGGAGTTTTGATGGATGGCCTAGACGGCTGGCCCTTGACTGGGTCAGTCGGAACTGGGAAGCCGATACTGAGGTGGAGTTAGATGtgcaggaggggagttcccactgtggcttagtgggttaaggacccgacatagtgtccgtgaggacgcaggttcaatccttggctttgctctgtggcttaaggatcccaaattgccccaaactgcagcttagatcccactttgttgtgactgtggtgtaggctggcagctgcagctccgatttgacccctggcctgggaacttccatgtgctgcaggtgcagcagtaaaaaaataaaaaacttaaatttttttttgaaagtgtaGGAGGTTTTTCTGGGGGGGCAGTGGGGAAGGCCAGGGAGTGATAAAAGTGGGAGGAAGCAGGGATGGACAGGAGACTGCAGAGCAGCCAGCCCAGCAGGAAACTCCAGGGCAAAAATTCCCTGTTAGAAGAGGCCCACGCTGGGCAGAAAAGGCCAGGCCCTGGCACTCCCTCCGAGCCAGGGTTGTCCTGCTCAGGAACACCGTGGTATATCAGTCAGGGGGCTCCTGCAGGTGTTAACAGCTGGAGGCTGGCAACTGATGGCTGTCTTGGCTGATGGACAGCAAGTGCTTTCCAGGTAGAGATCCCAGGGACATGCCTCCCagcacttgtttttgtttgtttgtttgttatatggcctcacctgcggcatatggaagttcccagctaggggtctaatcagagctctagctgccagcctacgccacagccacagcaatgccagatctgagccacatctgagaccctACAGCTctcggcaaagctggatccttaacccactgagtggggccagggatcgaacccacgtcctcatggagactagtcaagtttgttaccgctgagcatgagggaactccccagcactTGTTAATTCAGGAGCTGGAATATTCTACAGAACAGCAACTGAACCAGCGGTGTGAAGCATGTAAGCCAGACCACCAGCACCTCAACAGGCTGTTTCCTTTTCAAACCATTGTTTTCACTCTGAGCAGAAAGAAAAGGCTCAAGTTTGGGCCAACTGGTCAGTGGCTGTGAGAGCTGGCTCCACTGGTGGGCGAGGCCATGCCTGGGGACTGCCTCctggttgggggggtggggggtgggcttcCGTTTTCCCATCTGTTGAAAGATGGGCTTCAATGAGCCATCCCTGAGGCTTCTGCCAGCTCTATGCTGACTCCACACCTGGCCACCCCTAGCGGTTTCACCCACGCTCCGGGGAGGGGATCCCAAAGCGCCCTCGCTCCTCCCATGATCAATCAATTGTCCATCTGGGGCAGCTGGGATTTCTGCCACCGCCCCACctgccggggggtgggggcattggCCGTGACATCCTGCGGTGGTTCCGGCTGGGAGCCTCGCACACCAGATGGCCCACCCTGCCAGAGAGATGATGGATCTCCAGTCCCGTGGGAGCGTGTGCAGGGTGGCGGAGAGGGTCCGCTGGACACGGCTGACCGCGTGTGCTTGCCCTGCGGGTAGGGACCTGCTGCGACCTCCGGGAGCACCTGTGCACGCCCCACAACCGAGGCCTGAACAACAAATGCTTTGACGACTGCATGTGCGCGGAAGGTGAGCCTGCCGCTGGGGGGTGGGGCTCGGAGCTCCCCGGGTGCCGAGAACCTCACAACCCTCTTTCTCCTGGAAGCTGGGGCGGCAGAGCAGGGGGGCGGGAGCATCCCTGGGGAGTCCAAGACGCCAGCGGGAACAGCTTTGCTCGGTGCCTCCCCAATCTGTGAACTCATTTAGTCTCCATTCCTGGCATCGTTGCTCAGATTTGCTTTTCTCACCTCTTGAAATACAAGCTGGCACCATCTCCCCCGATCTGGAAGCGGGAGAAGCAAGGAGAGATGGGATGTATCGTTGAAAAGAAGATTAAACCTGAGAAGACTGGTGCTTTCACACCAGAATTCTATCCCACAGGAGCCCTTCCAAGTGTGATAacaaggggtgggtgggtggagtcCCCAGGAAAGGATGTACTTGCCCAGCTACCTCTCTACCGCCTCGGAGCTCCCACCTGGAGCAGTATGTGCCCTCCTGCCCAGGTGTGCCCAGCTGTCTGCTAACCCCTTTACCCGTTATCCCCTTAAGGCTCACAACCATCTCGGAAAGGGAGAgattattctccccattttataggaGGGCAGACTGAGGCACAggaaggttaagtgacttacccaaaATTACACAGCTAGAAAAGTACTGGAATAGTTTAAATTTTGtattctgaaaattttcaaacacataTTGGTAAGGAACCCCCCTTGGCATTACCCAGGTTCCATAATTATCACTCATGGCCAATCTGTGCTGCCCCTCCCATCCTGTTCCCTGTTCCATGCGGATGCCAGGAAACCTCCCGAGGACCAGGAGTCCTGAGGACTTCTGAGAAATtccaaaattcaacattcatgtCCCAGGGCTGAAGTCCAATCATCTAGGCCAACCTGGGTTCTAGAGGGTTCGGGAAGGGCTTCTGCAGCCACCAACTACCTCTGGTCATGATGCCCTGTCTCCTCCCAAGTGTCCGTTGTGTGGCCACAGGTCTGAAAGCCCAGTGACCCAGGTGGTAAGTTCTAGACCCTGAAAGCATGAACTTCACAGCAATTCTTTTATTCTCTTGAGAGTGATATATGCGGATCTTAAATTGCTGAGGGCCTCCTCTCTTCCTGTGGTCACTCCTAACCAACATGTAGGGATCGCTCAGGCCACACTGACGTCTCTCCCATCTTCCAACTGCTGATCAGGAGGATGTGGCCTTCTGTGGCCTTAAATGAAAAATGTCTACCATGTATATCGGGGGATGCTCATGGCCATGATGGAGAGAGCCACAGCCAGGAAGCCTCCTCCccctggagggggaggagggctgtGCCTATTTTAATTAGGGTGGTCAAGAAGGGTCCCTTTGAGACCTGAAGGCTGTGAAAGAGCCAGGTATGCAAAGAGCTTCAGGAAGGGATTTCTGGCCATGAGaatggcaagtgcaaaggtcctggggcccAAAATGGCTGGGTATGTGAGAAAAAGTTAGAAGACTGGGTGTGGCTGGAATTAAtgaggaggggagtgggaggtggaGCAAGCAGACTGGAGGCAGGTCCAGATCCTGGAGGGCCTTGTAAGCCGGGGTAGGAagttcagatttctttttcttttcttttctttctttccttccttccttccttctttcttactttccttctttctttttttttttcgtcctttatctttttagggttgcacccgcagcctgtggaggttcccaggctaggggtccaatcagagctgtgaccgccagcctatgccagagccacagcaacgccagacccaagccgtgtctgcaacctacaccacagctcacagcaatgctggatccttaacccactgagggaggccagggatcgaccccgcaacctcatggttcctacttggattcgtttctgctgcaccacaacgggaacgcctcagATTTCTTTTTGAGAACATGGGAACTTTTATAGGGGAGGGCAGAATCTGCATCCCttagatagactttttttttttcttccttttccagggccacacacgtggcatatggaggttcccaggctaggggtctaatcagagccgtagccgccggcctacaccacagccacagcaacaccggatctttaacccactgatcaaggccagggattgaacccgaaatctcatggttcctagtcagattcgttaaccactgcgccacacgggaactccaataatagactgtttttaagagcagttttaggtttacacaAAGATTGCTAGAAAATACTGAGTTCTCATATgctgctccctccagcccccGTTTTCCCTATTATTATCTTTCATTAGCGCGGTACACCTTGTGCAAATGATGAACCGATATCGATATGTTACTATtatattaactaaagtccataatttacattACGGTTCACGCTTGGTGTTgaacattctatgggttttgacaaatgcatagaCATGTACCCACCACTATAGTATCACCCAGAATAGGTTCATGGCCCTAAATATCCCCTGTGCTCCATCTGTTCACTCTTCTTTTCTCACTCTGATGATTCTCTTTTTAAATCGGATGATTCTCTTTTTAAAGCCCATTCAGGCTGCTAGGCATGGGGGGCGATGGGTTGGTTGTAGGGCGGAAAAGAGAAGAGGGTGGTGGTGAGAGGAGGGGATCCcagagggtggggggagctggcTGGTGGCACCTCTGACCCCCTTGCCTCTCTTCGCTCAGGGCTCCGCTGCTATGCCAAATTCCACCGGAACCGCAGGGTAACACGGAGAAAGGGGCGCTGCGTGGAGCCGGAAACGGCCAACGGCGACCAGGGATCTTTCATCAACGTCTAGCGGCCCGCTTGCGCCAGGCGCCTCCCCACCCGCCTGGGGACTGAGCGCGGAAGTACTCGGGCATTTGTTTAGAACTAGCGGTGGCAGATTAAATTGCGGGACCGGATGACTGAGGCTGGAGCTCAGGCCCAGGACACTCAGCCCCCAGAGGCCGCCGAGCAGCATCACACCTGCCCCCACAGGGTGCATGGGAAACCCACACCCCCTGCGCATCCCGGAATCTGGGTTCTCCGCGATGGCAGTGTAGAGAGTGCCCTCTACTGTCCAATAGTAGTACTGCAACAGCGTCAAGTTTAAAAAGGAAGCGGTTTCCGAGCTGGAAAAGAGTGAAAACTCCCTGAGAGATAGGGAACCCTGAGGGCGGGAGATGAGTACGGAACACCtcctatgtaccaggcactgtgctaaacgCGGGGCATGCGTTATCGCCTTTATCACATGACCTTTTAAAAGTAGGCGTAATCACCATTTTACAGGTCAGGAAAGGGAGGCGGGGTTATGACTTGTCCAGGGTCTCAGATCAGTGCTCCTCAAGAATCCCCGGGGGATCtggtgaaaatgcagattccaacTCGGTCGATTCTGCATTTCCCACAAGCATGTTCAGGCTGCTGGACCAGGGGCTCCCTGAGAGGACCAGGTCCTAGGCAGTCAGGGGTGGAACTGGCATCTGAACCTGGGCCCCTCAAGCTCCGAGGCCCCCATCTATCCTCCTCCACAGCTCAGCACACCTTCCAGGTTCTCCGTGGCTTTGGATGAGAGAAACTCGTATTCCCTGGGAGTCCCTTTtcctgtggtgaaggctggaatctgttctcttccttcctgggcaaaggtatatcatttttaaaacaacacaaa
Proteins encoded:
- the DRAXIN gene encoding draxin — its product is MAGPATHVAAPMLFLALLLLLELSLASSLAPGSSAQNLPENHIDLPGPALWTPQASHQRWRGLGRKERGPGMPGRAQDGAVVTATRQASRLPGAGEPLPGQSPAGLLQSQDLLAGLMLPYPEKESRSPGSERVKKRGREHKRRKERLKLHRGRALVRGPSSLMKKAELSADQAPDANTEDSSTSLAPTLLYLSTNEAAPATEESLILPVTSLWPQAQPRPDSEVMPTLDMALFDWTDYEDLKPAVWPSAKKREKQRGKLSSDGNETSPAEGEPCDHHQDCLPGTCCDLREHLCTPHNRGLNNKCFDDCMCAEGLRCYAKFHRNRRVTRRKGRCVEPETANGDQGSFINV